Proteins from a genomic interval of Diaphorobacter sp. HDW4A:
- a CDS encoding ABC transporter ATP-binding protein codes for MLNVEGLEVRYGGICALHDVSIQIHQGETVLLIGANGAGKSSLIKSIIGVVQPRAGSATFQGYKLNGLRSDQRARIGIGYSPEGRRVFAAMTVRDNVLSGASRLSQARQRDTYDRLCALFPMLEEKAQQPAGQLSGGQQQIVAFARAMSGEPQLLLLDEPFLGLAPVWIQHISDAIREMQRRGTTILMSEQMARPALKLATRGYVMRGGEIKREGSAAEIREVALSDEYL; via the coding sequence ATGCTGAACGTTGAAGGACTGGAAGTCCGCTATGGGGGCATCTGCGCGCTGCACGACGTCTCCATCCAGATCCACCAGGGCGAGACGGTGCTGCTCATCGGCGCCAACGGCGCGGGCAAATCGAGCCTGATCAAATCGATCATCGGTGTCGTCCAGCCGCGCGCGGGAAGCGCCACGTTTCAAGGGTACAAGCTCAACGGGCTGCGCAGCGACCAGCGGGCGCGCATCGGCATAGGCTACTCGCCCGAAGGCCGCCGCGTGTTCGCCGCAATGACCGTGCGGGACAACGTGCTCTCGGGCGCCAGCCGCCTCTCGCAGGCCCGGCAGCGCGACACCTACGACCGGCTTTGCGCGCTGTTCCCCATGCTGGAGGAAAAAGCCCAGCAACCTGCGGGACAATTGAGCGGCGGGCAGCAGCAGATTGTGGCCTTCGCCCGTGCAATGTCGGGTGAGCCGCAGCTGCTGCTGCTCGACGAACCGTTTCTCGGACTCGCGCCCGTCTGGATCCAGCACATCAGCGACGCCATCCGTGAAATGCAGCGCCGCGGCACGACCATTCTGATGAGCGAGCAGATGGCCCGGCCCGCGCTCAAGCTCGCCACTCGTGGCTATGTCATGCGCGGCGGTGAAATCAAACGCGAAGGCAGCGCCGCCGAGATACGCGAGGTGGCGCTGAGCGACGAATACCTCTGA
- a CDS encoding ABC transporter ATP-binding protein — translation MNPNAHSHSTLLQVKGLTKRYGGIRVFDNVDLTIHAGEIFGVIGPNGAGKTTLINVLSGAVPPSAGTIHLTGLDVTGVPLHAMSRLGAIRSFQQTNTFHGKTVRENLVYAMQFGGRHRGDVKGVQALLDAFDLGARMNEPADKLPYGSQKLLGLLMAFVTEPQLLLLDEPAAGLEHHERDRIDRFVHAACRELGSAVLIVEHDIGLIRRLCSRIVMLDGGRILAEGTPDEVLSRPDVLSAYVGEADEEHAC, via the coding sequence ATGAACCCGAACGCCCACAGCCACTCTACGCTCCTACAGGTCAAGGGACTGACCAAGCGCTACGGAGGAATCCGCGTGTTCGACAACGTCGACCTGACAATCCACGCCGGTGAAATCTTCGGCGTGATCGGCCCCAACGGCGCGGGCAAGACCACGCTGATCAACGTGCTCAGCGGCGCCGTGCCGCCGAGCGCGGGCACCATCCACCTGACGGGCCTGGACGTCACTGGCGTGCCGCTGCACGCGATGAGCCGGCTCGGCGCGATCCGCTCGTTTCAGCAAACCAACACCTTTCATGGAAAGACCGTCCGCGAAAACCTCGTCTATGCGATGCAGTTCGGCGGACGCCACCGGGGCGACGTCAAGGGCGTCCAAGCGCTGCTCGACGCCTTCGATCTCGGCGCGCGTATGAATGAGCCCGCCGACAAGCTCCCCTATGGTTCCCAGAAGCTGCTCGGCCTGCTGATGGCCTTCGTCACCGAACCGCAGTTGCTGCTGCTCGACGAACCCGCCGCGGGCCTCGAACATCATGAGCGCGACCGGATCGACCGTTTCGTGCACGCCGCCTGCCGCGAGCTCGGCAGCGCCGTGCTGATCGTGGAGCACGACATCGGGCTGATCCGCAGGCTGTGCTCGCGCATCGTGATGCTGGACGGCGGCCGCATTCTTGCGGAAGGCACGCCGGACGAAGTGCTGAGCCGCCCGGACGTGCTCAGCGCCTATGTGGGAGAAGCGGATGAGGAGCACGCATGCTGA
- a CDS encoding branched-chain amino acid ABC transporter permease, translating into MKSPSPWYQLPLKADWFARAVIALVLLTLLVPAFSDSARSISITNQILVALPAALSVYLMMRMDLVSFAIPAFMCIGGFAAALCGLHLGTNVLLQMAASFVAPMLVAIPIGLMVLRLKGAYFVLVTYVLAEIVHLLLLEIPAITGGTNGLAGLPATTLFSWTFGDNRSVLLVAIFTAVVAVLVTLLTTRLFRDELDAIRLNELLARSFGLTVWRYKVICFCIAAGLAGLAGFSLVNLLLTAHPSSFNPITGLNYVAYVYIGGRLSILGPVLGTALLVWAAQQFNMSGEYSQALFGLLLIAIVMLARGGLVGLLESLGARVSALVARPAPASTPSSAKTQPEAA; encoded by the coding sequence ATGAAATCCCCCTCGCCTTGGTACCAGTTGCCGCTCAAGGCCGACTGGTTCGCTCGCGCGGTGATCGCGCTGGTGTTGCTCACCCTGCTGGTGCCCGCCTTCTCCGATTCGGCGCGCTCCATCTCGATCACCAACCAAATCCTCGTGGCGCTGCCCGCCGCGCTCAGCGTGTATCTCATGATGCGCATGGATCTCGTGAGCTTTGCGATTCCGGCCTTCATGTGCATTGGCGGCTTCGCCGCCGCGCTGTGCGGCCTGCATCTGGGCACCAACGTGCTGCTGCAAATGGCGGCGAGCTTTGTGGCGCCCATGCTGGTGGCCATTCCCATCGGCCTGATGGTGCTGCGGCTCAAGGGCGCGTATTTCGTGCTGGTGACCTATGTGCTGGCGGAAATCGTGCACCTGTTGCTGTTGGAGATTCCGGCCATCACCGGCGGCACCAATGGTCTGGCCGGACTGCCCGCCACGACGCTGTTCTCTTGGACGTTCGGCGACAACCGCTCCGTGCTGCTGGTCGCGATCTTCACTGCCGTCGTGGCCGTGCTGGTCACCCTGCTCACCACGCGCCTGTTCCGCGACGAGCTGGACGCGATCCGTCTCAACGAACTGCTCGCGCGCAGCTTCGGGTTGACCGTGTGGCGCTATAAGGTGATCTGCTTTTGCATCGCCGCCGGACTCGCGGGTCTGGCCGGATTCTCGCTGGTCAACCTGCTGTTGACCGCGCATCCCTCTTCCTTCAACCCCATCACCGGACTGAACTACGTGGCCTATGTCTACATCGGCGGCCGGCTGAGCATCCTCGGCCCGGTGCTCGGCACGGCGCTCCTGGTCTGGGCGGCGCAGCAGTTCAACATGAGCGGTGAATATTCACAGGCGCTCTTCGGCCTGCTGCTGATCGCCATCGTGATGCTGGCGCGCGGCGGTCTTGTCGGCTTGCTCGAATCGCTCGGTGCCCGTGTCAGTGCGCTGGTCGCAAGGCCCGCGCCTGCATCCACGCCCTCGTCCGCCAAGACCCAGCCGGAGGCGGCATGA